A part of Halobaculum sp. MBLA0143 genomic DNA contains:
- a CDS encoding dolichyl-phosphate hexose transferase, translated as MDESTGGAPYTFDDVAVVMGTYNEEAAVGTVLDDVADVTDDRAEVVLVDSSSDRTPEIAREKGATVIEQPPRGYGEAVREAVLAPDRPVVVTTDCDDTYPMEALPTFLDRINEGYDVVSGDRLYHGADAMPSFNRLGNVGFALVSSLLLGERVHDVTTGMRAYRREMLHDITWTENTGLSAELLLRPVARGYDVVEEPIEYRERAGETTLDPVDGGVAIGKSILSVCWEERFA; from the coding sequence ATGGACGAGTCGACAGGCGGGGCACCGTACACGTTCGACGACGTGGCGGTCGTGATGGGAACGTACAACGAGGAGGCGGCCGTCGGGACGGTGTTAGACGACGTCGCCGACGTGACGGACGACCGTGCGGAGGTCGTCCTCGTGGACTCCTCGTCGGACCGCACGCCGGAGATCGCCCGCGAGAAGGGGGCGACCGTGATCGAGCAGCCCCCGCGCGGCTACGGTGAGGCCGTTCGGGAGGCCGTGCTCGCGCCCGACCGCCCGGTCGTCGTCACGACGGACTGTGACGACACCTACCCGATGGAGGCACTGCCGACGTTTCTGGACCGGATCAACGAGGGGTACGACGTCGTCTCCGGCGACCGGCTGTACCACGGCGCCGACGCGATGCCGTCGTTCAACCGCCTGGGTAACGTCGGGTTCGCGCTCGTCTCCTCGCTCCTCCTGGGCGAACGGGTCCACGACGTGACGACGGGGATGCGCGCCTACCGCCGGGAGATGCTCCACGACATCACCTGGACGGAGAACACCGGGCTGTCGGCGGAACTGCTGCTCCGGCCGGTCGCCCGCGGCTACGACGTGGTCGAAGAACCCATCGAGTACCGCGAACGGGCGGGCGAGACGACACTCGACCCCGTCGACGGCGGCGTCGCTATCGGGAAGTCGATTCTCTCCGTCTGTTGGGAAGAACGGTTCGCGTAG